In the genome of Moorena sp. SIOASIH, the window GATGACGAAGAAGAATACGAAAGACGGGAACAGATTAAAGACACTCAGTTTAAACCCTTATATTTTACAGCAGAAGAGATTCAGCAGAAGCGTGCAACAGCCCTTGTAAGTCCTGAGGGTTTTCGAGCTGGACAGGTTGATTTTGATACTTGCGTCAGTGCCCTGAAGGGACTTTTCAAATTTGTATACCTAATTTGGAATAGCACGAATTTTTACCAATTTGCAGTTTCAGATAGTGAGTCGGTTATCTCTCAATTTTTTGACCTTCTTCCTTCTGCTTATGTACCTGCCCCATTCTGTGCAGAGACGAATTTGCCAAGAAGGCTGTAGAGCATTTCTATAACAGAACTCTCCTCTGAAAGAGCTAGTGTTAGCTGTAGTGTCTGGCGCAGCTCTATGAGGTTGGATTGTACGCACTTTAATGTATTGTGTTTTATAGCATCAAACAACCTGTCGATATGTCGTATCCAAGTTACGAGGAGTACCGTGATTTTTGTCTGAAAAGTCCCCGGATGACAACCACCCGAAATTATCTGGAGCAAATCGGTAGACTAGAAATACAAGTTCCCAATAAAGTTGTCGAGGTCGATCCAAATTTCTTGTCTCAAAGTGACCCAGATATGTCACGCTATTGGAGCTTATTTAAGGAAAATGTAGGGAGATTCTCCTGGCATTATCATGCTACGGTTCCATTTATAACTGAGGAATCAATGCGCTTAGGCATGACCATGTGCAAATTTGCAGAATGGCTATCCGTTCAGCGAAATGACAACATTAAATATTACGAGATTAGTGGTGCAGATGCAGTTCATGGTCGCACAATGGCTGAATACTCTAACGGTTTGATTAGAACCTTAACTGATTCTCCTGACTTGGCGAATAAGGAGGATTTTTACCGCTTACTAAAACATAATTATTCAAAATTATATCATGGCTCCTTCGTAGATATTACACCTGAATATCTGGCTTCTGAACCGGAGTTAGAGTGGTTTAAAGATGGATTTGATATTGTTCATATGTGGATGACTTTACAATTCTATTGTTCGGATCGAGATACTCAAATCTTTTACATCAAAAAAGTACTGAAAGAAGATGGAATAATTTTATTCAAGGAAAAGTTGTTGATCCCCGATCAAGAACAATATCAGAGAAATGAGGATAATAAAGATAAATTATTTAAGTCACTCTACTTTTCAGAAGAAGTGATTGAATCCAAACGGTTGAATGCTCTGGTAAAAGGGAAGGGGCTGGGTGTTGGTCAAGTTGATTTTGAAACTTGTGTCACAGCAATTAAAAAGCACTTCAAGTTTGTCTATTTGATTTGGAATTGTGGAAATTTTTATGAGCTGGCAGCCTCGGATAATGAGTTAATGATCTCTAAGTTCCTAGAGATTTTGCCACCTCCTTATATGCCTGATCCATTTTCCACTGAAAAAGATTTGCCCAGACAGCTTTGATCCGAGGTCGATAAGGAATTGCACAAATGATAATGTCTCAGCAAATTACCTCTGCCATTACCATGACTCAACTCCATCTGGGTGAGCGAGCCTTACAAATTGATTGGTCTGATGGTCGAAAAAGTACGTTTCATTATTTCTGGTTACGGGACAACTGCCCTCAGTCAAGACTGATTGCAACTGACCAGCGAATCCTTGAGACGATTAATATTCCAGAGGATATCTATCCTAAAGCAGGCTATCTCACCGATGACAATCAACTGCAAATCACATGGGCTTACGATGGTCATGTCAGCCGTTATGATGGGAATTGGCTACGGGCCTATGACTATTCCAATGGTGCAAAATCTCCCCACAGACTCTTGAATGAGCAACCGAAGTTATGGGATGCCACGATTAAAAACGAATTGTCGATTGTTGATTATTCATCCTTTATAACGCAGCCATCGGTAGAGCGAGCTTTTTTGAATCAGTTTCATGCTCTGGGTTTTGGCATTCTCTGCAATGTGCCAACGGAACTGGGTCAAGTTCTCAAGGTTGGACGTCGATTTGGGATTGTGCGACCAACCAGTTGGGGCGAGTTGTTTGATATTAAAGCACGGGTTGAGACCGATGCAGTTGCCTACACCAACATTCCCTTAGCTGCCCATACCGATAGCACCTATCGTAACCCACCACCGAGTATCCAAATCTTGCACTGTCTGGTTTCAGAGACTGAAGGGGGTGAATCAACCTTGGTCGATGGATTTAAGATTGCAGCCGATTTGCGAACCCAAGCCCCCCAGAAATTTGATCTGTTAGCAACCACCCCGCTTCACTTTTATAGTCATACGGTCAATACTGAGCACCATGCCATTAGCCCTGTAATTCGCCTTGATGCTCAGGGTAATGTAGAAGGGATTCGCTACTCCAATCACGCTGTCCAGCCGTTTCTCCTACCTTCTGATGTAATGGAGGCTTATTATGATGCCTATTGCACCTTTGGTCGAATGCGAGAACATAACATCTATCAAATTCGCTATCAACTCCGTCCAGGTGATTTGTATATGGTCGATAATCGGCGGGTGATGCACGGACGGACAGGATTTTCCAGGGGAGGCGATCGCCATCTCCAGGGATGCTACATCGAATATGATCAATTATTGAGCCGTAGAGAAGTCCTAAATCGTGACCAATTTAGTTAATCCGCTCGAACAGATGATTTTTATTGAAGGGGAAAAGCAAGTATGGAAAAAGTCAAGTTTACTTCCTTTGAAACAGGGAATCAGAAAGATTATGATCTGTTGTTTAACAGTTTTCAGAACTATAACTCAGATCTACCCAAACGCATTCTAGGTGCATTAGCCGAATTGACAACTGCATACGGAGGCTATCAAATTACTCGTTATGAACACTCTTTGCAAACGGCAACAAGGGCTTATCGCAACGGTGAAAATGAAGAGATGGTCGTCGCTGCACTTGTTCACGATATTGGAGGAACTTTAGCTCCCTATAATCATGCGGCGATGGCTGCTGTCATTCTTCGAGCTTATGTTTCTGAAAAAGTTTGTTGGATTATCGAACATCACGACATATTTTCCCTTTATTACTGGGGCCATCATTGGGGTTTAGATCGCCATGCTAGAGAAAAATATAAATACCACCCCTATTATCAAAGCGCAATAGATTTTTGTGAAAATTACGATCAAAAAAGTTTTGATCCTGATTATGATAGCCTATCTATAGAGTTTTTTGAACCTATGGTACATAGAATTTTCGCTCGACCTTGCCATAACAGTTCATACCTCCCAAAAAATTAAAGATGATCGTGATAAATATTAGACTTAGATCTTGCACCAAGTCGAAAATTTTCCGATGAAAGTAGGCAGCGGGCAATATTAATAATCCCTGACGGGGTGACAAACAACCTTAAAAGCTTTACTGGGTGTGGGGTGTGGGGTTAGGGCGAACGGGAAACATCAGGAGCTTGAAACGTTGGTAGCAGGGGCTATAGCTTTTTTACAAATGCTCTGCATAAGTGACAGCTCCCGATAGATAGTCCTTTTTAGCACACTTTATTTCTCTGAAGGAGAAACTTGTTATGACAGCTGGGATGAATTCAGATCCCCCCAGAGGTCAAAACCTCGCCAGCACCATCGTGCTGGTAGTGGCTTGGCTTTTGGGGAATATCTGGGCACTGCAATGGCTATTTGAATCATTTAAGTACGCATCACTGCTAAATCTGATGCTAATCGGTATTGTGCTCATGGCTTGTTTGGTACAGCTATGGCGCGATCGCTTAATTATAAATGTGTCAGCAACTCCCACCTTAAGACTCTATCCCCTGTTGCTAATGTTAGGGTCTGGGATTAGTGCGATCGCATTCAGGTGGTTGGTGTATATCCCACAACTCAACTTACTCCTCTTCCTACTGGGTAGCTATGGGTTATGGGGCTTGTTTATCCCACCATCCCTTTGGCGTAAAGGGTTACCTGCTGCAATTTTAGTTGCCTGTGTTGTCCCTTTCAGCACTGAGTTTAACAGTGGTTTGGGTTTTCCAGTAAGGGTTCTCACTGCTCATGCTGTGGAACAGATGCTGTCAGCTTGGCACATTGTAGCTATCTCCTCCCACGACATTATTGTCATGGAAAACGGCATTGCTCA includes:
- a CDS encoding TauD/TfdA family dioxygenase, translating into MSQQITSAITMTQLHLGERALQIDWSDGRKSTFHYFWLRDNCPQSRLIATDQRILETINIPEDIYPKAGYLTDDNQLQITWAYDGHVSRYDGNWLRAYDYSNGAKSPHRLLNEQPKLWDATIKNELSIVDYSSFITQPSVERAFLNQFHALGFGILCNVPTELGQVLKVGRRFGIVRPTSWGELFDIKARVETDAVAYTNIPLAAHTDSTYRNPPPSIQILHCLVSETEGGESTLVDGFKIAADLRTQAPQKFDLLATTPLHFYSHTVNTEHHAISPVIRLDAQGNVEGIRYSNHAVQPFLLPSDVMEAYYDAYCTFGRMREHNIYQIRYQLRPGDLYMVDNRRVMHGRTGFSRGGDRHLQGCYIEYDQLLSRREVLNRDQFS
- a CDS encoding HD domain-containing protein, with translation MEKVKFTSFETGNQKDYDLLFNSFQNYNSDLPKRILGALAELTTAYGGYQITRYEHSLQTATRAYRNGENEEMVVAALVHDIGGTLAPYNHAAMAAVILRAYVSEKVCWIIEHHDIFSLYYWGHHWGLDRHAREKYKYHPYYQSAIDFCENYDQKSFDPDYDSLSIEFFEPMVHRIFARPCHNSSYLPKN